In the Pseudothauera hydrothermalis genome, one interval contains:
- the gap gene encoding type I glyceraldehyde-3-phosphate dehydrogenase produces the protein MSIKVAINGFGRIGRCTLRAIYEQGLQNEFEVVAVNASGDLTTNAHLLKYDTTHGRFATRVDTEGENTLIVDGRKIPFYSTKDPKGVNWATHGVDVLLECTGAYTSKAKATALLEQGARRVLISAPGGDDVDATIVMGVNEEVLKADMTVVSNASCTTNCLAPVAKVLAEHIGIKQGLMTTVHAYTNDQVTVDVRHKDLRRARAAAANIIPTKTGAAKAVGLVLPQLKGKFDGFALRVPTLNVSLVDLTFTAERATTKEEINALMSAAANGPLKGILAVNDEPLVSSDFNHTTVSSTFDATQTRVIQGADGSTLVKVLAWYDNEWGYSCRMLDAARAWMAAK, from the coding sequence ATGTCCATCAAGGTTGCCATCAATGGTTTCGGTCGCATTGGCCGCTGCACCCTGCGTGCCATTTACGAGCAAGGGCTGCAAAACGAGTTCGAAGTGGTAGCCGTCAACGCCTCGGGCGATCTGACCACCAATGCCCACCTGCTCAAATACGACACCACCCACGGCCGCTTTGCCACGCGTGTCGACACCGAAGGTGAGAACACCCTCATCGTCGATGGCCGCAAGATCCCCTTCTATTCCACCAAAGACCCCAAGGGCGTCAATTGGGCAACACATGGCGTGGACGTATTGCTCGAATGCACCGGTGCCTACACCAGCAAAGCCAAGGCAACCGCGCTGCTGGAACAAGGCGCCCGGCGGGTGTTGATTTCCGCCCCGGGCGGCGATGACGTGGATGCCACCATCGTCATGGGGGTCAATGAAGAAGTCCTGAAGGCCGACATGACCGTGGTGTCGAACGCCTCCTGCACCACCAACTGTCTTGCCCCGGTCGCCAAGGTGCTGGCCGAGCACATCGGCATCAAACAAGGTTTGATGACCACCGTGCACGCTTATACCAACGACCAAGTCACCGTGGACGTGCGTCACAAAGACCTGCGTCGGGCGCGGGCCGCAGCGGCCAATATCATCCCCACCAAAACCGGTGCCGCCAAGGCCGTCGGTCTGGTGCTGCCCCAGCTCAAGGGCAAGTTCGATGGGTTTGCGCTGCGGGTGCCGACCCTCAACGTATCGCTGGTAGACCTCACCTTCACCGCCGAGCGCGCCACCACCAAGGAAGAGATCAACGCACTGATGAGCGCTGCCGCCAACGGCCCGCTGAAGGGCATCCTGGCGGTAAACGACGAGCCGCTGGTGTCGTCCGATTTCAACCACACCACGGTGTCCTCCACCTTCGATGCGACCCAGACCCGCGTCATCCAGGGCGCGGACGGCTCCACCCTGGTCAAGGTGCTGGCCTGGTACGACAACGAATGGGGCTACTCCTGCCGTATGCTCGATGCCGCCCGCGCCTGGATGGCCGCCAAGTAA
- the tkt gene encoding transketolase, giving the protein MSLSRNVKAPVFNEITGAIRALAMDAVQQANSGHPGAPMGMAEIAEVLWRRHLKHNPANPKWIDRDRFVLSNGHGSMLIYALLHLSGYELSIEDLKRFRQLHSKTPGHPEYGYTPGVETTTGPLGQGIANAVGMALAEKVLAAEFNRPGHEIIDHRTWVFLGDGCLMEGISHEACSLAGTWGLGKLTVFYDDNNISIDGHVEGWFTDDTPKRFEAYGWQVIRDVQGHDPDAIEAAIQQALANTAQPTLICCKTVIGAGSPNKQGGHDVHGAPLGAAEVAAAREYIGWPYPPFEIPASVYAAWDARARGAAAEADWQARFDAYRSAFPELAAEFERRMAGELPADWNAHVEAVLAKVVDKAENIATRKASQNSIEAYAPKLPELIGGSADLAGSNLTLWSGARPVSRERGGNYVYYGVREFGMAAIGNGLSLHGGLIPYTATFLMFSEYARNALRMAALMKVRQVFVFTHDSIGLGEDGPTHQPVEQIATLRMIPNMDVWRPCDSTESAVAWACAIERKDGPSSLCFSRQNLPFQARTAEQVAAIRRGGYVLSEAAGGTPQAVIIATGSEVALAMAAQKTLGEADIAVRVVSMPSTSVFERQDAAWRAAVLPAGVPRVVVEAGVTDGWYKYVGLEGRVIGLDRFGESAPAGELFKEFGITAEAVVDAVRAVL; this is encoded by the coding sequence ATGTCGCTTTCCCGAAACGTCAAAGCCCCGGTGTTCAACGAAATCACCGGCGCAATCCGTGCGCTGGCGATGGATGCCGTGCAGCAGGCCAACTCCGGTCATCCAGGTGCTCCCATGGGCATGGCCGAAATCGCCGAAGTGCTGTGGCGCCGCCACCTCAAGCACAATCCGGCCAATCCTAAATGGATCGACCGCGACCGTTTCGTGCTCTCCAACGGCCACGGTTCGATGCTGATTTATGCGCTGCTGCACTTGAGCGGATACGAGCTGAGCATAGAAGACCTCAAACGCTTCCGCCAACTGCACAGCAAAACGCCCGGCCACCCGGAGTATGGCTACACCCCAGGGGTGGAGACCACCACCGGTCCGCTTGGCCAAGGCATTGCCAACGCGGTCGGCATGGCGCTGGCCGAAAAGGTGTTGGCGGCCGAGTTCAACCGCCCCGGTCACGAGATCATCGACCACCGCACCTGGGTGTTTCTCGGCGACGGCTGTCTGATGGAAGGCATCAGCCATGAAGCCTGTTCGCTGGCGGGCACCTGGGGGCTGGGCAAGCTCACCGTCTTCTACGACGACAACAACATTTCCATCGACGGCCATGTCGAGGGCTGGTTTACCGACGACACACCGAAGCGTTTCGAAGCTTATGGCTGGCAGGTCATCCGCGACGTACAAGGCCACGATCCGGATGCCATCGAAGCGGCAATCCAGCAGGCGCTGGCCAACACCGCACAGCCCACGCTGATCTGCTGCAAAACCGTGATCGGCGCCGGCAGCCCCAACAAACAAGGGGGTCACGACGTCCACGGCGCGCCGCTGGGCGCGGCCGAAGTGGCGGCCGCACGCGAATATATCGGCTGGCCGTACCCGCCGTTCGAAATCCCGGCCAGTGTCTATGCTGCTTGGGATGCCCGCGCGCGTGGCGCTGCCGCCGAAGCCGACTGGCAGGCCCGTTTCGACGCCTACCGCTCGGCCTTCCCGGAGTTGGCGGCGGAGTTTGAACGCCGCATGGCCGGCGAGCTGCCGGCCGACTGGAACGCCCATGTGGAGGCCGTCCTGGCCAAGGTGGTCGACAAGGCCGAAAACATCGCCACCCGCAAAGCCAGCCAGAACAGTATCGAAGCCTATGCCCCCAAACTGCCCGAACTGATCGGCGGCTCGGCCGACTTGGCCGGCTCCAACCTCACGCTGTGGTCCGGAGCCCGCCCGGTCAGCCGTGAGCGCGGCGGCAACTATGTGTATTACGGGGTGCGCGAATTCGGCATGGCGGCAATCGGCAACGGCCTGTCCCTGCATGGCGGCCTGATTCCCTATACCGCCACCTTTTTGATGTTCAGCGAATATGCGCGTAACGCCCTGCGCATGGCCGCGCTGATGAAAGTGCGTCAGGTGTTCGTATTTACCCACGACTCCATCGGCCTGGGCGAAGACGGCCCCACTCACCAACCGGTGGAACAAATCGCCACCTTGCGCATGATTCCCAATATGGACGTGTGGCGTCCATGCGACAGCACCGAGTCGGCGGTGGCCTGGGCCTGCGCCATCGAGCGCAAGGACGGCCCCAGCAGCCTGTGCTTCTCGCGCCAGAACCTGCCTTTCCAGGCGCGCACCGCCGAGCAGGTCGCGGCGATCCGCCGTGGCGGCTATGTGTTGTCCGAGGCCGCAGGCGGCACGCCACAGGCGGTGATCATTGCCACCGGCTCGGAAGTGGCGCTGGCGATGGCCGCGCAGAAGACCTTGGGTGAGGCCGACATCGCGGTGCGCGTGGTGTCCATGCCCTCGACCAGCGTTTTCGAGCGTCAGGACGCGGCCTGGCGCGCAGCGGTACTGCCAGCCGGTGTGCCGCGCGTGGTGGTGGAAGCCGGTGTGACCGACGGCTGGTACAAGTACGTCGGCCTGGAAGGCCGGGTGATCGGCCTGGACCGTTTTGGCGAATCCGCCCCGGCCGGCGAGCTGTTCAAGGAATTCGGCATCACCGCCGAGGCGGTGGTCGACGCGGTCCGGGCGGTGCTGTGA
- a CDS encoding phosphoribulokinase, whose translation MSLKHPIIAVTGSSGAGTTTVKHTFEAIFHRENVNAAIVEGDSFHRYTRDEMKRLIDEAEARGQRGISHFGPEANLLEELEALFRAYGESATGRRRYYIHNEEQAMRRNLPLGTFTEWEDLPVGTDCLFYEGLHGAVQTETVDVARHVDLLIGVVPTINLEWIQKLHRDTKLRGYSKEAVQDTILRRMHDYVHYIVPQFSRTHINFQRVPVVDTSNPFIARDVPTLEESMVVIRFKDPRGVDFPYLLTMIDGAFMSRANTIVIPGGRLDLAMQLILTPLIWKLMERRRQWV comes from the coding sequence ATGTCGCTGAAACATCCCATCATAGCCGTCACCGGCTCCTCCGGCGCCGGCACGACCACGGTCAAGCACACCTTCGAAGCCATCTTCCATCGCGAGAACGTCAACGCGGCCATCGTCGAAGGCGACAGCTTCCACCGCTACACCCGCGACGAAATGAAACGGCTCATCGACGAAGCCGAAGCACGCGGCCAGCGCGGCATCAGCCACTTCGGCCCGGAAGCCAATCTTCTCGAAGAGCTCGAAGCGCTGTTTCGCGCCTATGGTGAGTCGGCCACCGGTCGCCGCCGTTATTACATCCACAATGAAGAACAAGCGATGCGGCGCAACCTGCCGTTGGGCACCTTCACTGAATGGGAAGACCTGCCGGTGGGCACCGATTGTCTGTTCTATGAAGGGCTGCACGGCGCGGTGCAGACAGAAACGGTCGACGTGGCCCGCCATGTCGATCTACTGATCGGCGTGGTGCCCACCATCAACCTGGAGTGGATCCAGAAACTGCACCGCGACACCAAACTGCGCGGCTACTCCAAAGAAGCGGTACAAGACACCATCTTGCGCCGCATGCACGACTATGTGCACTACATCGTGCCGCAGTTCTCGCGCACACACATCAATTTCCAGCGCGTGCCAGTAGTCGACACCTCCAACCCGTTCATCGCCCGCGACGTGCCCACGCTGGAAGAATCCATGGTGGTGATCCGCTTCAAGGATCCGCGCGGAGTGGATTTCCCCTACCTGCTGACGATGATCGACGGCGCGTTCATGAGCCGCGCCAATACCATCGTCATTCCCGGCGGACGACTGGATCTGGCCATGCAGCTCATCCTCACCCCGCTGATCTGGAAGCTGATGGAGCGCCGCCGTCAGTGGGTTTAG
- a CDS encoding inositol monophosphatase family protein, whose protein sequence is MPTAAHRLARARALESLVRDIARDEILPRYLKSARNRKADGSLFTEADVESQRRFAAALPKLLPGPVLGEEMSAETQARLWAEGQGGLWCIDPIDGTTNFVNGIPFFAVSIAYLVDHETRFGVVYNPVTDESFYAAKGAGAFLNGNELPLRPAALHLCDAVAGVDFKRIGHRLGDELAARPPYYSQRNFGSSALEWCFVAAGRLDVYLHGGQMLWDYAAGRLILAEAGGQAAALDGGSLTAGPAVKRGVIAAGSPALFAQWRAWINAHA, encoded by the coding sequence ATGCCGACCGCAGCACATCGCCTCGCCCGCGCCCGCGCGCTGGAGTCCTTGGTACGCGATATCGCGCGCGACGAAATCCTGCCGCGTTATCTGAAGTCTGCGCGCAACCGCAAAGCCGACGGCTCCTTATTCACCGAGGCAGATGTCGAATCCCAACGCCGCTTTGCCGCGGCGCTGCCGAAGTTGCTACCCGGTCCGGTGCTGGGCGAGGAGATGTCGGCCGAAACCCAGGCCCGGCTATGGGCCGAAGGGCAAGGCGGCCTATGGTGTATCGATCCGATAGACGGCACGACCAATTTCGTCAATGGCATTCCTTTCTTTGCGGTCTCGATTGCCTATCTGGTGGATCACGAAACACGCTTTGGCGTGGTGTATAACCCGGTCACCGATGAGTCGTTCTACGCCGCCAAGGGCGCGGGCGCTTTTCTCAACGGCAATGAGTTACCGCTGCGCCCGGCTGCGCTGCACTTGTGCGATGCGGTCGCCGGTGTCGACTTCAAGCGTATCGGCCATCGCCTCGGTGACGAACTGGCGGCGCGCCCGCCGTACTATTCCCAGCGCAACTTCGGCTCCAGCGCGCTCGAATGGTGCTTTGTGGCAGCCGGGCGGCTGGATGTCTATTTGCACGGCGGTCAAATGCTATGGGATTACGCCGCCGGCCGTCTGATTCTGGCCGAGGCCGGCGGTCAGGCAGCCGCGCTGGACGGCGGCTCGCTGACTGCGGGGCCGGCGGTCAAACGTGGGGTCATCGCCGCCGGCAGCCCAGCGCTGTTTGCGCAATGGCGGGCCTGGATCAACGCGCACGCCTGA
- a CDS encoding 16S rRNA (uracil(1498)-N(3))-methyltransferase, producing MIPRFFFPHPLPAGGEVVLPETVAHHAARVLRLHNGDAVILFDGQGGEVPARLAVSGRRWSAWLGARAAVERESPLRVVLVQALASGDKMDWVVQKSTELGVSAVWPVAAARSVLRLAGERADKRLAHWRQVAVSACEQCGRNRVPEVAPIASLDAYLAAARSARKLLLLPSADKALRNIGPPAAGEPIHLLVGPEGGWSEAEVATFLRAGAEAIGLGPRVLRTETAGAAALAALQALWGDY from the coding sequence ATGATTCCGCGCTTCTTTTTTCCCCATCCGCTGCCTGCGGGCGGCGAGGTGGTGCTGCCCGAGACCGTGGCCCATCATGCTGCCCGCGTGCTCAGACTGCACAACGGCGATGCCGTGATCCTGTTCGATGGCCAAGGTGGAGAGGTTCCCGCTCGATTGGCCGTGTCCGGGCGGCGCTGGTCGGCATGGTTGGGGGCGCGCGCCGCGGTCGAGCGTGAATCGCCGCTTCGCGTGGTGCTGGTGCAGGCGCTGGCCAGCGGCGACAAAATGGACTGGGTGGTGCAAAAATCGACTGAATTGGGCGTGAGCGCCGTCTGGCCGGTGGCCGCGGCGCGCTCGGTGCTGCGCCTTGCGGGCGAGCGCGCAGACAAACGGCTGGCGCATTGGCGGCAGGTGGCGGTGTCCGCGTGCGAGCAGTGCGGCCGCAACCGTGTCCCCGAGGTGGCGCCGATCGCTAGTCTCGACGCCTATCTGGCCGCCGCGCGCAGTGCGCGCAAGTTGCTTTTGCTCCCGTCGGCGGACAAGGCGCTGCGCAACATTGGACCGCCGGCCGCCGGCGAGCCCATTCACCTGCTGGTGGGGCCGGAAGGCGGCTGGAGTGAGGCCGAAGTGGCCACCTTTCTGCGCGCTGGCGCCGAGGCCATCGGTTTGGGGCCGCGGGTGCTGCGCACTGAAACCGCAGGGGCGGCCGCGCTGGCGGCTTTGCAAGCGTTGTGGGGCGATTACTGA
- the pap gene encoding polyphosphate:AMP phosphotransferase, which produces MFESAELGHKTDKAEYEALVPTLRAQLLDAQFDLRELKQFAVVVLINGIDGAGKGETVNLLNEWMDPRHIETWAFDAPSAEEAERPFMWRFWRALPPKGKIGILFGNWYSETIHARVHRITKRAELDQRLDAINRFEAMLVREGVLLIKWWFHLSKAGQKARLKALEKNPKTRWRVTERDWKYYALYDRYRETAEHVLRHTSTGDAPWLIVDGSDERFRSLLVGRTLLEALRKRIESINKGWAPRQMAAPLTPSLDNLNLLNSLVLRQELGKKDYNELLELYQGRLALLCRSEAFRKRSLVLVFEGADAAGKGGAIRRITAALDARSFRVVPVAAPTEEERAQPYLWRFWRHVPRQGKITIFDRSWYGRVLVERVEGFCSEADWMRAYAEINDFEDQLIEAGAVVVKFWLAISDEEQLARFKAREAEPHKRFKITEEDWRNREKSAEYAQAVCDMVDRTSTENAPWTLVEADNKLYARIKVLRTVCERLEAALA; this is translated from the coding sequence ATGTTCGAATCTGCGGAACTGGGCCACAAGACCGACAAGGCTGAGTACGAGGCGCTCGTGCCAACACTGCGAGCACAGCTTCTCGATGCGCAGTTCGATCTGCGTGAGCTCAAGCAGTTTGCCGTGGTGGTGCTGATCAATGGTATCGATGGCGCCGGCAAGGGTGAAACCGTGAACTTGCTCAATGAATGGATGGATCCGCGCCATATCGAAACCTGGGCCTTCGATGCCCCGTCGGCCGAGGAGGCCGAGCGTCCCTTCATGTGGCGGTTCTGGCGGGCGTTGCCGCCCAAGGGCAAGATCGGCATTCTGTTCGGTAACTGGTATTCGGAAACCATCCATGCGCGGGTGCACAGAATCACCAAGCGCGCAGAGCTGGATCAGCGCTTGGATGCGATCAACCGTTTCGAAGCCATGCTGGTGCGCGAGGGGGTGTTGCTGATCAAGTGGTGGTTTCACCTCTCCAAGGCGGGGCAGAAGGCCAGATTGAAAGCGCTGGAGAAAAATCCCAAGACCCGCTGGCGGGTGACCGAGCGGGACTGGAAGTATTACGCCTTGTACGACCGCTACCGGGAAACTGCCGAACATGTACTGCGCCATACCAGCACCGGGGATGCGCCGTGGTTGATCGTTGACGGTTCCGACGAGCGTTTCCGGTCCCTTTTGGTGGGCCGCACCCTGCTCGAAGCCTTGCGCAAGCGTATCGAATCGATCAACAAAGGCTGGGCGCCGCGGCAGATGGCCGCGCCATTGACGCCGTCATTGGATAACCTGAACCTGCTCAACAGCCTGGTGCTGCGGCAGGAACTGGGCAAAAAAGACTACAACGAGCTGCTCGAACTGTATCAGGGGCGGCTGGCCCTGCTGTGCCGTTCCGAGGCTTTTCGCAAGCGCTCGCTGGTATTGGTGTTCGAAGGTGCCGATGCCGCGGGCAAGGGTGGGGCGATCAGGCGTATTACGGCGGCGCTCGATGCGCGTAGTTTCCGTGTCGTGCCGGTGGCCGCGCCGACCGAAGAGGAGCGTGCCCAGCCCTATTTGTGGCGTTTTTGGCGCCATGTGCCGCGTCAGGGCAAGATCACCATCTTCGATCGCTCCTGGTATGGGCGGGTGTTGGTCGAGCGGGTGGAGGGATTTTGCTCCGAAGCCGACTGGATGCGCGCCTATGCCGAAATCAACGATTTCGAGGACCAGTTGATCGAAGCCGGCGCCGTGGTAGTGAAGTTTTGGTTGGCCATCAGCGATGAAGAGCAACTGGCGCGCTTCAAGGCGCGCGAGGCCGAGCCGCATAAACGCTTCAAAATCACCGAGGAAGATTGGCGCAACCGCGAAAAATCCGCCGAATACGCGCAGGCCGTGTGCGATATGGTCGACCGCACCAGTACCGAAAACGCTCCCTGGACGCTGGTCGAGGCCGACAACAAACTCTATGCCCGCATCAAGGTGCTGCGTACCGTGTGCGAGCGCTTGGAGGCTGCATTGGCCTGA